A portion of the Carya illinoinensis cultivar Pawnee chromosome 11, C.illinoinensisPawnee_v1, whole genome shotgun sequence genome contains these proteins:
- the LOC122281835 gene encoding kunitz type trypsin inhibitor 104-like — translation MKMIGLIGSLGSIWLVLAISAVVAQPSSSPSPVLDSEGRPLERGVEYYINPAITDNGGRFTLINRNNSCPFYVGQENVSGPEGFPVIFTPFAEEDTVIRENKDFRIAFSAFTICVQSNAWMVGETDPETERRLIVIGQDQSELSTRNYFRIVKAAVGDNIYEISWCPTDVCPTCKFNCGTAGGLVENGKRLLALDGSVLPVTFERNA, via the coding sequence ATGAAGATGATCGGATTGATTGGCAGTCTTGGCTCCATTTGGCTAGTCTTGGCCATTTCTGCAGTAGTAGCCCAACCATCATCCTCTCCCTCTCCTGTGCTTGACAGTGAGGGACGTCCTCTTGAACGTGGTGTAGAATACTACATCAATCCTGCTATTACTGACAATGGCGGCCGTTTCACCTTGATTAATCGCAATAACTCGTGCCCGTTTTACGTTGGCCAAGAGAACGTTTCAGGTCCGGAAGGCTTCCCTGTTATCTTCACACCTTTCGCTGAGGAAGATACAGTGATCAGGGAGAATAAGGACTTCAGAATTGCATTTTCTGCATTCACAATCTGTGTGCAGTCAAATGCATGGATGGTGGGCGAAACAGACCCCGAGACTGAAAGGAGATTGATTGTAATCGGACAAGATCAAAGTGAGTTAAGTACCAGAAATTACTTCAGGATAGTGAAAGCTGCAGTCGGAGATAATATCTACGAGATTTCATGGTGTCCTACCGATGTTTGTCCCACGTGTAAGTTTAACTGTGGAACTGCTGGTGGTTTGGTTGAGAATGGGAAGAGGTTGTTGGCCTTGGATGGTAGCGTCCTTCCTGTTACGTTTGAGAGGAACGCTTAA